One Prunus dulcis chromosome 8, ALMONDv2, whole genome shotgun sequence DNA window includes the following coding sequences:
- the LOC117636718 gene encoding uncharacterized protein LOC117636718 isoform X2 — protein sequence MDGLNVSDVNLQVQVHPSRSNNVRKAVLRELSSLLLRFNEKFQGVVLAYEFNIDKVPDILPSMHPYLYVRLKAKLLLFSPKPDMLLEGKVVKVRQESIHVIILGFSSAIITDKDIREEFQYKTKHGKDLFVSRSHKRHVIKAGTMIRLLVKR from the exons ATGGATGGGCTGAATGTTTCAGACGTCAACTTACAAGTCCAAGTACATCCATCAAGGAGTAACAATGTCCGCAAAGCAGTCCTACGCGAGCTTAGCTCTCTGCTTTTAAG GTTCAATGAAAAATTTCAGGGTGTCGTATTGGCGTATGAATTCAACATAGATAAGGTTCCAGATATCCTTCCCAGTATGCATCCTTATTTGTATGTCAGACTAAAAGCAAAGTTGTTACTTTTTTCTCCAAAGCCCGATATGCTTTTAG AAGGAAAGGTAGTGAAAGTGAGACAAGAATCAATTCATGTCATTATCCTTGGCTTTTCATCTGCTATTATAACAGACAAGGATATTCGCGAAGAATTTCAGTATAAAACT AAACATGGCAAGGACTTATTTGTTAGCAGATCTCACAAGCGACATGTAATAAAAGCTGGAACCATGATACGCTTATTAGTCAAAAGGTGA
- the LOC117636718 gene encoding uncharacterized protein LOC117636718 isoform X1: protein MDGLNVSDVNLQVQVHPSRSNNVRKAVLRELSSLLLRFNEKFQGVVLAYEFNIDKVPDILPSMHPYLYVRLKAKLLLFSPKPDMLLEGKVVKVRQESIHVIILGFSSAIITDKDIREEFQYKTKHGKDLFVSRSHKRHVIKAGTMIRLLVKSVDEETLCISGSLLPARTGSILWLDKHVENVSLTDGSNKRRRGNEEESVMQEPSRTSAEAYSIVDHYIKKSKKHRESATQKPSRSEAYSAISDHSIKKSKKHRESAMQEPSRSEAYSAISDNSIKKSKKHKTREES from the exons ATGGATGGGCTGAATGTTTCAGACGTCAACTTACAAGTCCAAGTACATCCATCAAGGAGTAACAATGTCCGCAAAGCAGTCCTACGCGAGCTTAGCTCTCTGCTTTTAAG GTTCAATGAAAAATTTCAGGGTGTCGTATTGGCGTATGAATTCAACATAGATAAGGTTCCAGATATCCTTCCCAGTATGCATCCTTATTTGTATGTCAGACTAAAAGCAAAGTTGTTACTTTTTTCTCCAAAGCCCGATATGCTTTTAG AAGGAAAGGTAGTGAAAGTGAGACAAGAATCAATTCATGTCATTATCCTTGGCTTTTCATCTGCTATTATAACAGACAAGGATATTCGCGAAGAATTTCAGTATAAAACT AAACATGGCAAGGACTTATTTGTTAGCAGATCTCACAAGCGACATGTAATAAAAGCTGGAACCATGATACGCTTATTAGTCAAAAG TGTGGATGAGGAAACATTATGCATTTCTGGTTCTTTGCTTCCAGCTCGCACTGGGAGCATTCTCTGGTTGGATAAACATGTGGAAAATGTTTCACTAACGGACGG GAGTAATAAGAGGAGGAGAGGAAACGAGGAAGAATCAGTTATGCAAGAGCCTAGTAGAACCAGTGCCGAAGCATATTCTATAGTTGACCATTATATCAAGAAGTCAAAGAAACACAGAGAATCTGCTACGCAAAAGCCTAGTAGGAGCGAAGCATATTCTGCCATTAGTGACCATTCAATCAAGAAGTCAAAGAAACACAGAGAATCTGCTATGCAAGAGCCTAGTAGGAGCGAAGCATATTCTGCCATTAGTGACAATTCGATTAAGAAGtcaaagaaacacaaaacaagAGAAGAGTCATGA